The following coding sequences are from one Shewanella violacea DSS12 window:
- the moaD gene encoding molybdopterin synthase sulfur carrier subunit, whose protein sequence is MINVLFFAQVRELLGLSTLAVEACESTVTAEGLRAQLAAKDDKWAKVLAADKLLVAVNQTISSWDTPVVDGDEVAFFPPVTGG, encoded by the coding sequence ATGATAAACGTGCTTTTTTTTGCTCAAGTTCGTGAGCTATTGGGCCTAAGTACACTTGCCGTTGAAGCCTGTGAGTCTACGGTGACAGCCGAAGGTCTACGTGCGCAACTTGCCGCCAAAGATGATAAATGGGCTAAAGTATTAGCCGCAGATAAGTTATTGGTCGCGGTTAATCAGACAATTAGCAGCTGGGATACTCCTGTTGTAGACGGTGATGAGGTAGCATTCTTTCCTCCTGTGACCGGAGGTTAA
- the rlmF gene encoding 23S rRNA (adenine(1618)-N(6))-methyltransferase RlmF has product MTKSAPKQAPKSNVSNASVKGKPNQSQTKSAFHKQNSNKQKHKSKPAAPKPRSVKAADKKGLHERNLHRDGYDFDKLIAASPELKPFVRPNPYGNLSIDFADPLAVKALNLALLMAHYRIESWDIPQGFLCPPIPGRVDYLHYVADLLAGNLPIQGDEVQSGQNDPALTETRAKTATKTNRIPTGLKIKALDIGTGANGIYPILGIQSYGWQFTASDVDSLSIANVELIIKANLSLQGKFKTRLQIDPQKIFHGIINADDRFDVTLCNPPFHSSLAEASEGSQRKLKNLAANRAAKGHKSEPAKAKDANAGLNFGGQKAELWCEGGEKQFLLNMIRESSDFKTQCLWFTSLVSKQENLKPSYAALEKAGAVTVKTIDMAQGNKLTRVLAWSFLTPKQQALWAKYRL; this is encoded by the coding sequence ATGACAAAATCAGCTCCCAAACAGGCACCTAAATCGAATGTAAGCAATGCTTCGGTTAAGGGCAAGCCAAACCAATCTCAGACTAAATCTGCTTTTCATAAGCAAAATTCTAATAAGCAGAAGCATAAGAGCAAGCCTGCAGCTCCTAAGCCTAGATCGGTGAAAGCGGCCGATAAAAAAGGGCTTCACGAGAGAAACTTGCATAGGGATGGCTATGACTTCGATAAGTTAATAGCAGCTAGCCCTGAGCTAAAGCCATTCGTTAGGCCAAACCCTTACGGCAACCTCTCAATAGACTTTGCCGACCCCTTGGCTGTAAAGGCGCTTAACCTAGCCTTACTGATGGCTCATTATCGAATAGAGTCTTGGGATATTCCTCAGGGATTTCTGTGTCCACCAATTCCGGGCAGGGTTGATTATCTGCATTATGTTGCAGATCTATTGGCTGGAAACCTGCCAATACAAGGGGATGAAGTTCAAAGTGGACAAAATGACCCTGCTTTAACTGAAACTAGGGCTAAAACTGCCACTAAAACCAATAGAATCCCGACAGGTCTCAAGATTAAGGCGTTGGATATAGGCACCGGGGCTAATGGTATCTATCCCATCTTAGGCATTCAATCTTATGGTTGGCAGTTTACCGCCAGCGATGTCGACTCGCTTTCTATTGCGAATGTAGAGCTGATAATTAAGGCCAATCTTAGCTTGCAGGGTAAGTTTAAGACTCGGTTACAAATCGATCCTCAAAAAATATTTCATGGCATCATCAATGCTGATGACAGATTCGATGTGACCCTATGTAATCCACCATTTCATTCGTCCCTAGCCGAGGCGAGTGAGGGTAGTCAGCGTAAGCTAAAGAATCTCGCGGCTAACCGTGCGGCTAAAGGGCATAAGAGTGAACCAGCTAAGGCTAAGGACGCAAATGCAGGTCTCAACTTCGGTGGTCAGAAGGCAGAGCTCTGGTGTGAAGGTGGCGAGAAGCAGTTCCTGCTTAATATGATCCGTGAGAGCAGCGACTTTAAGACCCAATGTCTGTGGTTTACTAGCCTAGTATCCAAGCAAGAAAATCTGAAGCCTAGCTATGCCGCCCTCGAAAAGGCGGGTGCAGTTACTGTAAAGACCATAGATATGGCTCAAGGTAATAAACTCACTCGAGTGTTAGCCTGGAGTTTCTTGACCCCCAAGCAGCAGGCGTTATGGGCCAAGTATCGTCTGTAA
- the moaA gene encoding GTP 3',8-cyclase MoaA, translating into MSQLQDKFGRRFHYLRLSVTDVCNFKCTYCLPDGYRPDGRAQFLGLNEIENLVGAFSEVGTQKIRITGGEPTMRKDFTDIIRVVADNDKIKTIATTTNGYRLEKNAKDWYDAGLRRINVSMDSLDPRMFYQITGQNKFDEVMRGVDAALEAGFERVKINAVLLKGLNDTDLPRFLHWIKSTPIDLRFIELMETGLGRDYFKAHHLAGADIRTKLVEDGWSLDTPAADDGPAQNFSRDDHKGRIGLIMPYDKHFCASCNRLRVSAKGKLHLCLFTENGVDLRDLLQHQDQRAELVERLHGQLATKKETHFLHDGITGVTQHLASIGG; encoded by the coding sequence ATGTCTCAACTACAAGACAAATTTGGTCGAAGGTTTCACTATTTGCGACTGTCGGTGACCGACGTTTGCAATTTCAAATGTACATATTGCCTCCCCGATGGCTATCGTCCCGATGGTCGTGCTCAGTTTCTTGGGCTCAATGAGATCGAAAATCTGGTGGGCGCATTCTCGGAAGTCGGTACGCAAAAGATCCGCATCACAGGTGGTGAACCCACCATGCGTAAAGACTTCACCGATATCATTCGTGTGGTTGCCGATAACGACAAGATAAAGACAATCGCCACCACAACCAATGGCTATCGTTTGGAGAAGAACGCCAAAGACTGGTATGACGCAGGTTTAAGGCGCATCAATGTGTCGATGGATAGCTTAGATCCCCGTATGTTTTATCAGATCACCGGACAAAACAAGTTTGATGAGGTGATGCGAGGTGTCGATGCCGCTCTCGAGGCTGGCTTCGAACGAGTAAAGATCAATGCGGTATTACTCAAGGGCTTAAACGATACCGATCTGCCAAGGTTCCTGCACTGGATTAAGAGCACCCCCATAGATCTGCGCTTTATTGAGCTGATGGAGACAGGTTTAGGCCGTGACTACTTCAAGGCACATCATCTTGCTGGCGCCGATATTAGGACTAAGCTGGTCGAAGATGGCTGGAGCTTAGATACACCTGCAGCGGATGATGGTCCGGCGCAAAACTTCAGTCGAGATGATCATAAGGGGCGCATAGGCTTGATCATGCCCTACGACAAGCACTTCTGCGCTAGCTGTAATCGCTTGAGAGTATCGGCAAAAGGTAAGTTGCACTTATGTCTGTTCACCGAAAATGGTGTCGATCTTAGAGATCTATTGCAGCATCAAGATCAAAGGGCTGAGCTGGTCGAGCGACTCCATGGACAGCTAGCCACCAAGAAGGAGACACATTTTCTTCACGATGGCATTACCGGTGTGACTCAACACTTAGCCTCCATAGGTGGCTAA
- a CDS encoding flagellar basal body-associated protein FliL, with protein MKRFDMRSGYLRKFASLLLIFTVSIFSVGVYAADEKIVDNYAYYGFEPELITNYISNGKKLGFVRIGIELMVKDPEDLLALEHHDPLLRAAILEIMGSQTADKVKSLTGREEIRRECYDTVNRLIEQEVGRPIVVNLLFTKYLYD; from the coding sequence ATGAAAAGGTTCGATATGAGATCAGGTTACCTTAGAAAATTCGCATCCCTCTTGTTAATTTTTACTGTTAGCATCTTTAGCGTAGGCGTTTATGCGGCAGACGAGAAGATAGTAGATAACTATGCCTACTATGGGTTTGAACCCGAACTCATCACTAACTATATCTCCAATGGTAAGAAGCTAGGCTTCGTACGCATAGGCATAGAGTTGATGGTGAAAGACCCCGAAGACTTGTTAGCCCTAGAGCATCACGATCCTCTCCTGCGCGCGGCGATATTGGAGATCATGGGCAGTCAAACTGCCGATAAGGTTAAGTCGTTAACGGGGCGTGAGGAGATCCGCCGCGAGTGTTATGACACAGTCAATCGACTCATAGAGCAAGAGGTCGGCCGGCCTATTGTGGTTAATCTATTGTTCACCAAATATCTTTACGACTAG
- a CDS encoding DUF4870 domain-containing protein, with translation MGLLVQVASFAGYLIPFGSVIGPLIVWLMKRDEMPFVDKCGRNCLNFKISMIIWVMISCVLMFIGIGFILIVLLAIADIVLTIIAAMKASEGISYKYPLSITFIKPRS, from the coding sequence ATGGGGCTCTTGGTGCAGGTGGCCAGCTTCGCTGGTTATTTGATTCCATTCGGTAGCGTGATCGGGCCGCTCATTGTCTGGTTGATGAAGCGTGATGAGATGCCGTTTGTCGATAAATGTGGTCGTAACTGTTTGAACTTTAAGATCAGTATGATTATCTGGGTGATGATAAGTTGTGTGCTGATGTTTATCGGTATAGGTTTCATCCTGATTGTACTACTGGCGATAGCCGATATCGTGCTAACGATTATAGCGGCCATGAAGGCCAGCGAAGGGATCAGTTATAAGTATCCCTTGTCGATCACCTTCATAAAACCACGAAGCTAG
- a CDS encoding electron transfer flavoprotein-ubiquinone oxidoreductase, whose protein sequence is MERESMEFDVVIVGAGPAGLATACRLMQISRDSGNELTVCVVEKGSEVGAHILSGAVFEPKVLGELFSDWKEKGAPLHTQVTDDEIYMLSSDQNARLMPNSLVPKTMHNDGNYIISVGNLSRWLAERAEELGVEIFPGFPASELLFNEDNSVKGIIIGDMGVGADGQPKDSYEPGMELHAKYTIFSEGCRGHLGKQLIEKYQLDKGKTPQHYGLGFKEIWKVPSEQHELGKVVHTGGWPLTEGSSGGGFLYHLEDNQIAVGLIVDLNYKNPHLSPFDEFQRYKTHPVIAKHLQGGERICYGARAITKGGLNSLPKMTFPGGLIIGCNAGTLNFAKIKGTHTAMKSGMLAAETIAHALQVGVEGGKDLDCFNERFEKSWLHNELYTSRNFGPAMHKFGTYLGGAFNFIDQNWFGGKFPITLRDEQPDYAQMAEVGAYNKIDYPKPDGKLSFDKLSSVYLSNTFHEEDQLCHLRLKDVRIPVDINLVKYDEPAQRYCPAGVYEIVEEKGESKFVINGQNCIHCKTCDIKDPSQNITWVTPEGGGGPNYPNM, encoded by the coding sequence ATGGAACGCGAATCGATGGAATTCGATGTCGTCATAGTTGGAGCCGGCCCGGCCGGTTTAGCAACGGCATGTCGACTGATGCAGATATCCCGAGACAGTGGCAACGAGCTTACTGTTTGTGTGGTTGAGAAAGGCTCCGAAGTGGGGGCTCATATTCTTTCAGGAGCAGTATTCGAGCCCAAGGTGCTCGGGGAACTATTTAGTGACTGGAAAGAAAAAGGCGCACCACTTCACACTCAGGTCACTGACGACGAAATCTACATGCTAAGTTCAGATCAGAACGCTCGTCTGATGCCAAATTCCCTCGTACCTAAAACCATGCATAACGATGGCAACTACATCATAAGTGTCGGTAACCTCTCCCGCTGGCTAGCCGAACGCGCCGAAGAGTTAGGCGTGGAGATATTTCCAGGCTTCCCCGCTAGTGAACTCCTTTTCAATGAAGACAATAGTGTCAAAGGCATCATAATCGGCGACATGGGTGTAGGCGCCGATGGTCAACCTAAAGACAGTTATGAACCTGGCATGGAGCTACATGCTAAGTACACTATATTTAGCGAAGGTTGCCGTGGTCACTTAGGTAAACAGTTAATCGAGAAGTATCAACTGGACAAGGGTAAGACACCACAGCACTACGGACTAGGCTTCAAGGAGATCTGGAAGGTACCCAGTGAACAACATGAACTAGGTAAGGTGGTTCATACTGGTGGCTGGCCCCTCACCGAGGGTTCATCCGGCGGTGGCTTCCTCTATCATTTAGAAGATAACCAGATTGCCGTGGGCCTGATCGTCGATCTCAACTATAAAAATCCCCACCTGAGTCCTTTCGACGAGTTTCAACGTTATAAGACACATCCTGTGATTGCCAAGCATCTGCAAGGCGGTGAGCGCATCTGTTACGGTGCCCGAGCCATCACTAAGGGTGGATTAAATTCACTGCCTAAGATGACTTTCCCCGGTGGCCTCATCATAGGCTGTAATGCAGGAACCTTGAACTTCGCTAAGATCAAGGGCACCCATACGGCAATGAAGAGCGGCATGCTAGCGGCCGAAACCATAGCCCATGCCTTACAGGTAGGTGTAGAGGGTGGTAAAGATCTCGACTGTTTTAACGAACGCTTCGAGAAGAGCTGGCTCCACAATGAGTTATACACTTCCCGCAATTTCGGTCCAGCCATGCACAAGTTCGGTACTTATCTAGGTGGTGCATTTAACTTTATCGATCAGAACTGGTTTGGCGGCAAGTTCCCTATCACCTTAAGAGATGAGCAACCAGACTACGCACAGATGGCGGAAGTGGGTGCCTATAATAAGATAGATTATCCTAAGCCAGACGGAAAACTCAGCTTCGATAAGCTGTCATCGGTTTACCTGTCTAATACCTTCCATGAGGAAGATCAGCTGTGTCATCTTCGCCTCAAAGATGTACGCATTCCTGTAGATATCAACCTAGTGAAATACGACGAACCGGCCCAACGCTACTGCCCTGCTGGTGTCTATGAGATCGTCGAGGAGAAAGGCGAGAGCAAGTTCGTCATCAACGGACAAAACTGCATTCACTGCAAGACCTGTGACATCAAGGACCCCAGCCAGAATATCACTTGGGTTACTCCTGAGGGCGGCGGAGGCCCTAACTACCCCAACATGTAG
- a CDS encoding GNAT family N-acetyltransferase, producing MPMPELVANLSVVQKVAPVDDFIRLRLISGLTPRPRDAVVKGLPRSLFGVHISLNDESAKYKVIAMGRVVGDGALNFEIVDIAVDPDYQGQGLGREIMQQIMNYLDREAPTGAYITLMADVPALYQKFGFKLSRPVSEGMYIVK from the coding sequence ATGCCTATGCCTGAGCTTGTTGCTAACTTATCAGTGGTACAGAAAGTCGCACCTGTAGATGACTTTATCAGATTAAGACTCATATCAGGGCTGACACCTAGACCGAGAGATGCCGTGGTGAAAGGCTTGCCTCGCAGTCTGTTTGGCGTACATATAAGCCTGAATGATGAGAGTGCTAAGTACAAGGTTATTGCCATGGGGCGTGTGGTTGGTGATGGGGCGCTGAATTTTGAAATCGTCGATATCGCTGTGGACCCTGATTATCAGGGCCAAGGTTTAGGGCGTGAAATAATGCAGCAGATCATGAATTATCTCGATCGTGAGGCACCTACCGGCGCTTATATTACCTTGATGGCCGATGTGCCTGCCTTGTATCAGAAGTTTGGCTTCAAGCTCAGTCGCCCTGTGAGCGAAGGCATGTATATCGTTAAGTAA
- a CDS encoding MOSC domain-containing protein: MSATLLVKRLSGLYLGELLSETAGISSGISHKNPSAALRVETARVIGDSQADPKHHGGLDRVLHHFPREHYGQYRRWDMMAGFKDAPAMGENISTVGLDETQVNIGDIISIGDVELQVTQPRSPCFKLNSQFGHKEFALVMQTSGLCGWFYRVVKSGEIRQDASVYLQERRTDISVRDAMKIYFSTEFDAQSYDRLASCEGLAASWVNSLHRRLESQKIESWQMRLIGPA; the protein is encoded by the coding sequence ATGTCGGCAACCTTGCTGGTGAAACGTTTGTCTGGCCTTTATCTAGGGGAGCTGCTCAGCGAAACTGCGGGGATCTCCAGTGGCATATCTCATAAAAATCCCTCGGCTGCCCTAAGAGTCGAAACCGCTCGAGTCATAGGTGATTCTCAGGCCGATCCTAAGCATCATGGCGGTCTAGACAGAGTGCTGCATCATTTTCCCCGGGAGCATTATGGCCAGTATCGTCGTTGGGACATGATGGCCGGTTTTAAAGATGCGCCTGCTATGGGTGAGAACATAAGTACTGTGGGCTTGGATGAGACTCAGGTTAATATCGGTGACATCATATCCATCGGTGACGTCGAACTGCAGGTTACCCAGCCAAGATCACCTTGCTTCAAGTTAAATAGCCAGTTTGGTCATAAAGAGTTTGCCCTAGTCATGCAGACCAGTGGTTTGTGCGGCTGGTTTTATCGTGTAGTTAAATCCGGTGAGATCCGCCAAGATGCGAGTGTCTATCTGCAAGAGCGTCGCACGGATATTAGTGTTCGAGATGCCATGAAAATCTATTTTTCTACCGAATTCGATGCCCAAAGTTATGATCGTCTGGCCAGTTGCGAAGGCCTAGCAGCTTCTTGGGTTAATAGCTTGCATAGGCGATTAGAGAGTCAAAAAATTGAAAGTTGGCAGATGCGTCTCATTGGCCCAGCGTAA
- the moaC gene encoding cyclic pyranopterin monophosphate synthase MoaC: protein MSSEFTHINADGNAHMVDVTDKAVTEREARAEAYIEMAAETLEMIMSGSHHKGDVFATARIAGIQAAKKTSDLIPLCHPLMLTKVEVELEAQPEFSRVRVASLCKLSGKTGVEMEALTAVSVAALTIYDMCKAVQKDMVISQTRLLEKRGGKSGNFKVKTA from the coding sequence ATGAGTAGTGAATTTACCCACATCAATGCCGATGGTAATGCCCATATGGTGGATGTGACTGATAAAGCGGTCACTGAAAGAGAAGCAAGAGCCGAAGCCTACATAGAGATGGCTGCGGAAACGCTGGAGATGATCATGAGCGGCAGTCACCACAAGGGTGATGTGTTCGCTACCGCACGCATTGCAGGAATTCAGGCGGCGAAGAAGACATCGGATCTTATTCCCCTGTGCCATCCATTGATGCTGACCAAGGTGGAAGTAGAGCTCGAGGCTCAGCCTGAGTTTAGTCGGGTTCGTGTTGCCAGCCTCTGTAAGTTATCGGGTAAAACCGGTGTAGAGATGGAGGCCTTAACTGCGGTATCTGTGGCGGCTTTGACCATATATGATATGTGCAAAGCGGTACAGAAAGATATGGTGATATCTCAGACTCGCCTGCTGGAGAAGCGTGGCGGTAAGTCGGGTAATTTCAAGGTTAAAACAGCTTAG
- a CDS encoding GNAT family N-acetyltransferase: MKVLFETERIICREFELSDLQSFADYRALPEVSKYQNWSEYGYQDALSLFEDMQRVPFAAVGHWFQLAITTKNLEESQLLGDLAVHFIDEKQIEIGFTFAPDFQGQGFASEAVLGLLTHLFTELKPHRVIATTDAENIPSWLLLERVGFRREAHFIENVFFKGAWGSEFQYAMLASEWRPFVG, from the coding sequence ATGAAGGTTCTATTTGAGACAGAGCGCATTATCTGTCGTGAGTTTGAGCTCAGTGATTTGCAATCTTTCGCCGATTACAGAGCCTTGCCCGAGGTATCTAAGTATCAGAACTGGAGTGAATATGGCTACCAGGATGCTCTGTCTTTGTTCGAAGATATGCAAAGGGTGCCATTTGCTGCGGTTGGTCACTGGTTTCAGTTGGCTATCACGACAAAAAACCTTGAGGAGAGCCAGTTATTGGGCGATCTTGCTGTTCATTTCATCGATGAAAAGCAGATAGAGATAGGTTTTACCTTCGCGCCTGATTTTCAGGGGCAGGGGTTTGCATCAGAAGCTGTGCTCGGTTTGCTGACGCATCTGTTTACTGAGCTAAAGCCCCATAGAGTGATAGCGACTACGGATGCCGAAAATATTCCATCCTGGCTCTTGTTAGAGAGAGTGGGCTTTAGACGGGAAGCGCATTTTATCGAGAATGTATTTTTTAAGGGGGCTTGGGGCAGTGAATTTCAATATGCCATGCTAGCTTCAGAATGGAGACCCTTTGTTGGTTAA
- a CDS encoding PfkB family carbohydrate kinase, giving the protein MANILLIANLNCDRILRLDKPLRTGGRFHYQDGGQRLGGGGANTGLGLVWAHHRVALVSQVGRDKIGDWLLAEASTQGIECQLIQRHNETSNEMLLVMTPDGERTIIRPQRPIFELAAPPIWSQWDAVYFNSSAEGVVSWAKTALNHSLVFAQLAKDDRLRPCHILIASKTDMAGRSELSPWEYGLSIAGESLKHFIVTDGATGAMLYSGNDSIHIAAITSTVVDTTGAGDAYASGLIHGMTTGLPIIEAMKEGAQWAAFAVATKSSIPGEALKAYLE; this is encoded by the coding sequence ATGGCTAATATTCTTCTGATTGCTAACTTGAACTGTGATCGTATTTTACGGCTGGATAAACCCCTACGGACTGGCGGACGCTTTCATTATCAGGATGGAGGGCAAAGGCTAGGTGGAGGTGGTGCCAACACTGGATTGGGATTAGTCTGGGCGCATCATAGAGTCGCTCTAGTTAGTCAGGTGGGACGTGATAAAATTGGCGACTGGTTATTGGCTGAGGCCAGTACTCAAGGCATCGAATGTCAGCTTATTCAAAGGCACAATGAAACCAGTAATGAGATGTTATTGGTGATGACGCCAGACGGTGAACGTACCATTATCAGGCCACAAAGACCCATTTTTGAGCTTGCCGCACCACCTATATGGTCTCAATGGGATGCGGTGTATTTTAACTCATCCGCCGAAGGCGTGGTGAGCTGGGCTAAAACCGCCTTAAATCATAGCTTAGTTTTTGCTCAGCTGGCGAAAGATGACAGACTCAGACCTTGCCATATTTTGATTGCGTCTAAGACTGATATGGCTGGACGAAGTGAGCTATCTCCTTGGGAATATGGCTTGAGCATAGCCGGGGAGTCTCTTAAGCACTTTATCGTTACCGATGGTGCCACTGGCGCAATGCTTTATTCCGGTAACGATAGCATCCATATAGCAGCGATTACCTCTACAGTTGTCGATACCACAGGAGCCGGTGATGCCTATGCATCGGGTCTTATTCACGGCATGACGACAGGACTTCCCATCATAGAGGCCATGAAAGAGGGCGCGCAGTGGGCCGCATTCGCCGTGGCGACGAAAAGCTCAATCCCCGGAGAAGCGCTAAAGGCATATCTTGAATAG
- a CDS encoding methyl-accepting chemotaxis protein, translating into MLTIKQKILLTVTLAVLLSTILVGVLSQRSAKQVIEQRMLTSELPNMLLQIRNKVELDISSLMNAAEQLANSPMLIQWLENGRPKAEEALVVNQLMMITRQYDLAQASFADKDTGAYYTQDGFLRELTPDQDAWFFDYKNSGQERMLNVFTEASGEVKLFINYQQPYGRGLVGLAKSLDDMVSLLSSFKIEKSGFVYLVDAKGEVKLHQKTRHIGKNLSGIYNNQGKNLLNRNEFSLAKIDENGQTILVASSYIPSMDWYLIAQVPQNEVFAMLEESAYQILIWSLIISIILISLAVLVASSISQPISKVASMLQNIGEGEGDLRQRLPVKGNDELAQLATGFNSFISKIQASIIEVGETSEQLSQSAKDVANQAQQTLSDSQQQKDQTMMVVTAINEMGATVNEIAGNAALAADTARNADDQSNTGQEVVTRARETINQLSHDVEQVGNVIESLATHTTSIGSILDVIRAVSDQTNLLALNAAIEAARAGEAGRGFAVVADEVRDLASRTSASTDEVQSMINNLQAEAARAVEAMTQSRVRSIEGVAAVDEASQSLTGISEQIGHITDMNIQVAAATEEQSTVVEDINRNVTEINDITQRTSDTAHAAAQASQSLNQLASRLDTLVAGFKV; encoded by the coding sequence ATGCTTACTATCAAACAGAAGATATTACTGACGGTCACGTTAGCCGTGCTGTTATCCACCATACTCGTTGGTGTGCTGAGTCAACGCAGCGCTAAACAAGTCATAGAACAGCGTATGTTGACATCCGAACTGCCTAACATGTTGCTGCAGATCCGCAATAAGGTTGAGCTGGATATCTCAAGCTTAATGAATGCCGCCGAGCAGCTAGCCAACAGCCCTATGCTGATTCAATGGCTGGAAAATGGCAGGCCTAAGGCCGAAGAAGCTCTGGTAGTCAATCAGCTGATGATGATCACTCGCCAGTATGATCTGGCACAAGCCTCCTTCGCCGACAAAGATACAGGCGCCTACTACACCCAAGACGGCTTCCTAAGAGAGCTGACCCCAGACCAAGACGCCTGGTTCTTCGACTATAAGAACAGTGGTCAAGAGCGTATGCTCAATGTGTTTACAGAGGCCAGTGGCGAGGTAAAGCTGTTTATTAATTACCAGCAGCCCTATGGACGAGGTTTAGTCGGACTGGCTAAATCTCTGGACGATATGGTTAGCCTGCTCAGTTCATTCAAGATTGAAAAGAGCGGCTTCGTCTACCTGGTCGATGCTAAGGGCGAGGTAAAACTACATCAGAAAACTCGCCATATAGGTAAAAACTTGAGTGGCATATACAATAATCAAGGCAAGAACCTGCTAAACCGCAATGAGTTTAGCCTAGCTAAGATCGATGAAAATGGTCAAACCATCTTGGTGGCCAGCAGCTATATCCCCTCCATGGACTGGTATCTGATTGCCCAAGTGCCACAAAACGAAGTCTTCGCCATGCTCGAAGAGTCGGCCTATCAAATCCTGATCTGGAGTCTGATAATCTCTATCATACTCATCTCTCTGGCAGTCTTAGTCGCTAGCTCAATAAGCCAGCCAATATCTAAGGTCGCTAGCATGCTACAAAATATCGGTGAAGGTGAAGGCGATCTGCGTCAGCGTCTCCCCGTTAAAGGCAATGATGAACTGGCTCAATTAGCCACGGGGTTCAACAGCTTCATCAGCAAGATCCAGGCATCGATTATCGAAGTAGGGGAAACTAGCGAGCAACTGAGTCAGTCGGCAAAAGATGTCGCCAATCAGGCACAGCAAACTCTGTCCGATAGCCAGCAGCAGAAAGATCAGACCATGATGGTTGTTACGGCTATCAACGAGATGGGTGCCACGGTCAATGAGATCGCTGGCAATGCTGCCCTAGCTGCCGATACAGCCAGGAATGCCGACGATCAGTCTAATACAGGCCAAGAAGTTGTCACTCGCGCCCGTGAGACCATCAATCAGCTCTCACATGATGTTGAGCAAGTTGGTAATGTCATCGAGTCGCTGGCCACACATACAACTTCTATCGGCAGTATCTTAGATGTGATCCGCGCGGTTTCAGACCAAACCAACTTATTGGCTCTCAATGCGGCTATCGAGGCGGCAAGAGCCGGAGAAGCTGGCCGTGGCTTTGCCGTGGTTGCCGATGAGGTACGCGATCTTGCATCCCGCACTTCAGCCTCAACAGATGAGGTGCAGAGCATGATCAATAACCTACAAGCGGAGGCTGCACGCGCCGTCGAGGCCATGACCCAAAGTCGGGTTCGCTCCATAGAAGGTGTCGCCGCTGTCGACGAGGCCAGCCAGTCACTGACTGGCATAAGCGAACAGATTGGCCATATTACCGATATGAATATTCAAGTAGCTGCAGCAACGGAAGAGCAATCGACAGTAGTTGAAGACATTAATCGTAATGTCACAGAGATCAACGATATCACTCAGAGAACATCCGATACCGCCCATGCGGCTGCACAAGCGAGCCAATCATTGAATCAGTTGGCGAGCCGATTGGATACCTTAGTGGCTGGATTTAAGGTATAA
- a CDS encoding putative quinol monooxygenase, with protein sequence MPQGKEAKMIVRIGEFQAAEGKSEDLYDFLQSLSSYITQSKGCISYDVFRKYDSPESFAVIERWLSVEAHKASVDNFPKDQMKAAMPLFGRAPKGSYYQS encoded by the coding sequence ATGCCACAAGGTAAGGAAGCTAAGATGATTGTGCGTATCGGGGAGTTTCAGGCTGCCGAAGGAAAGAGCGAAGATTTATACGATTTTTTACAATCGCTTAGTTCGTACATAACCCAGTCTAAGGGATGTATTTCATATGACGTATTTCGTAAATATGATAGCCCGGAATCCTTTGCCGTCATCGAACGTTGGCTAAGTGTAGAAGCGCATAAAGCTTCAGTTGATAATTTCCCGAAAGATCAGATGAAGGCCGCAATGCCACTCTTTGGCAGGGCTCCTAAGGGGAGCTATTATCAGTCTTGA